From Callithrix jacchus isolate 240 chromosome 3, calJac240_pri, whole genome shotgun sequence, a single genomic window includes:
- the LOC144581682 gene encoding uncharacterized protein LOC144581682: MGQGDPSKPERELASLERVRTDTCGRPKAPEAQAGPRLSQEALSRRVPGSAGEKKTKRHPLTRILKCRQTGSEGPRDLRKGPPLFSSLSSCSFTSVRTLIPFPRRSDPPSRPAAHVRHFRVTVECVESQAVFRAERPWVDATQMAATVEFSPASFRRFRLGQVTRENSRKCY; this comes from the exons ATGGGGCAGGGAGACCCATCCAAGCCAGAGCGGGAGCTGGCGAGCCTAGAGAGAGTAAGAACCGACACCTGCGGCCGGCCTAAGGCGCCAGAGGCCC AAGCCGGCCCTAGGCTGAGTCAGGAGGCGCTGTCACGGAGAGTGCCGGGATCAGCCGGGGAGAAGAAAACGAAGCGACACCCTCTGACCCGGATTTTGAAGTGCCGGCAAACAGGAAGTGAAGGACCTAGGGACCTCCGGAAAGGACCgcccctcttttcctccctctcttcctgctCCTTCACCTCTGTCCGGACTCTGATTCCCTTTCCCCGGCGCTCGGACCCTCCTTCCCGCCCCGCCGCGCACGTGCGGCACTTCCGCGTCACTGTAGAGTGTGTCGAGTCACAGGCGGTCTTCCGCGCGGAGCGTCCTTGGGTGGACGCTACTCAGATGGCTGCGACTGTAGAATTCTCGCCGGCTAGTTTCCGTCGGTTCCGCCTGGGTCAGGTTACTCGTGAAAATTCGAGAAAGTGCTATTGA